A window of Citrus sinensis cultivar Valencia sweet orange chromosome 7, DVS_A1.0, whole genome shotgun sequence contains these coding sequences:
- the LOC102615353 gene encoding uncharacterized protein LOC102615353 has protein sequence MTFSSPILHPGTAKAMGVERFSLKISAQIRRVARMEPVQVHRRGCRLEHSKWIPLFVGSKVALQCNDCSRRGTLGLASGCFGVPYVGGESTLAVVECCGFEPIAYQFDMGWKIVGTNGIEYPNISLSTGGFSLDAVGVSVKNLKWKLVKLNW, from the exons ATGAcattttcttctccaattCTCCATCCAGGCACCGCGAAAGCCATGGGAGTCGAGCGCTTTTCTCTGAAAATTTCCGCTCAAATTCGAAGAGTTGCGAGAATGGAACCAG ttcaaGTGCACCGCAGAGGCTGCCGTTTGGAGCACAGCAAATGGATCCCTCTTTTCGTTGGATCCAAGGTTGCACTTCAG TGTAATGACTGCTCTCGGAGAGGGACTCTAGGCCTGGCCTCTGGATGCTTTGGCGTGCCTTATGTTGGAGGTGAGTCAACACTAGCTGTTGTGGAGTGCTGTGGCTTCGAGCCAATAGCCTATCAGTTTGACATGGGCTGGAAGATCGTGGGA ACCAATGGGATTGAATACCCTAATATCAGTCTCTCAACTGGGGGTTTTTCTTTAGATGCAGTTGGTGTGTCGGTGAAGAATCTGAAGTGGAAGCTGGTGAAACTCAATTGGTAA
- the LOC102615945 gene encoding putative F-box protein At1g49610, which yields MNRESGDDIVIMEEVLSSMDRISNLPEPILHCILSFLSFKQVVQTTVLSQAWEHAWRTFPILEFDKTFFNQVPSVSCNNKIEAQLGDEKLSRALNYVEGTLRTRRREMIRLDKFTLDLYELRVKELGPFVDRCIFSALESDVKELKLALPFHTSARVVDTRPGMPSVDAHNKRCYNLPQEVLCSKSIQVLALSCCKLQSLRSVKLSSLKKLCLTSVYAADLVLESLVDGCPLIEHLSLVNCLGFNTLDLSGLTKLNEFKVLNCLEVLWLSIQALNVKTVSIQLSLPCDINVASCKNIKFLTLRLLSLKDEWLCSQIPNFPFLENLNLVGCDKLKSIKISSLSLKMLKIFECAGLIEVKIEAPNLSIFRYQGDVVSFSIGAMTLLETHLSFDKNNSDIDWYSEYIGLLAMFHNVSKAVNLKSYKGENADIPEDLRQIRSSPFYGYNNLDFAITGTRVRVAIKNTIDGLLWISPHLRTVTIKSFYSNWFSFKFEFSYKKQAVYEGGIAQCCKSRPISCWRQCIEQVVVEYTSNGVNNIKRYIFNGEDIWEKIDWLADLDTSLAWSVEL from the exons ATGAATAG GGAATCTGGTGATGATATTGTTATTATGGAGGAGGTGCTTAGCAGCATGGACAGGATATCTAATTTGCCGGAACCAATACTGCATTGTATTTTGTCATTCCTCTCATTTAAACAAGTAGTTCAAACAACTGTTTTGTCGCAAGCATGGGAACATGCCTGGCGTACATTCCCAATTTTGGAATTTGATAAAACTTTCTTTAATCAAGTTCCTTCGGTTTCTTGCAACAACAAAATTGAAGCTCAACTTGGAGATGAGAAGTTAAGCAGGGCATTAAATTATGTAGAGGGAACTCTGCGCACCCGCCGCAGGGAGATGATAAGGTTAGACAAGTTCACACTTGACTTGTATGAATTACGGGTAAAAGAACTCGGACCATTTGTAGACCGGTGTATCTTCTCTGCATTAGAAAGTGATGTCAAAGAGCTGAAACTCGCACTTCCATTTCATACTAGTGCACGTGTTGTTGATACTAGACCAGGAATGCCTTCAGTTGACGCTCATAACAAGCGCTGCTACAATTTGCCTCAAGAGGTTTTATGCTCAAAATCAATACAAGTGTTAGCCTTAAGTTGTTGTAAGCTGCAGTCTCTGAGAAGTGTGAAGTTAtcttctttgaaaaaattatgtctCACAAGCGTTTATGCTGCCGATCTAGTCCTTGAGAGCCTAGTTGATGGCTGTCCTTTGATTGAACATCTAAGTCTGGTTAACTGCCTTGGCTTTAATACTCTAGATCTATCAGGTCTTACCAAACTCAATGAATTCAAGGTCCTTAACTGTCTGGAAGTTCTATGGCTTTCTATCCAAGCTCTGAATGTGAAGACAGTTAGCATTCAATTAAGCTTACCATGCGATATCAATGTAGCCTCctgtaagaatattaaatttttaactctGCGCCTGCTTTCTCTGAAGGATGAGTGGCTTTGTAGCCAAATTCCTAACTTTCCATTCCTCgagaatttgaatttggttgGTTGTGACAAGTTGAAGAGTATTAAGATTTCAAGTCTCAGTCTTAAGATGCTGAAGATCTTTGAATGTGCAGGGTTGATTGAAGTCAAGATTGAGGCTcctaatttaagtattttcaGATATCAAGGTGATGTGGTATCCTTCTCTATAGGTGCTATGACTTTGTTGGAAACTCATCTCAGTTTCGACAAGAATAACAGCGACATTGACTGGTATTCTGAGTATATTGGACTCCTTGCAATGTTCCATAATGTTTCCAAAGCGgtgaatttgaaaagttacaAGGGTGAG AATGCGGATATTCCAGAAGACTTGAGGCAAATCCGATCTTCCCCATTCTATGGTTACAACAACCTGGACTTTGCAATAACTGGAACCCGTGTGCGAGTCGCAATTAAAAACACTATCGATGGTTTGCTCTGGATTTCACCTCATTTAAGGACTGTTACAATCAAATCATTTTACTCGAACTGGTTCTCTTTTAAG TTTGAGTTTTCTTATAAGAAGCAGGCAGTATATGAAGGAGGGATTGCTCAATGCTGCAAATCCCGTCCCATCTCATGCTGGCGGCAGTGCATAGAGCAAGTTGTGGTTGAGTATACATCTAATGGTGTAAACAACATCAAAAGGTACATTTTTAACGGTGAGGACATTTGGGAGAAGATAGATTGGCTTGCAGATTTGGACACTAGCTTGGCATGGAGTGTTGAACTCTAG